One stretch of Diabrotica undecimpunctata isolate CICGRU chromosome 5, icDiaUnde3, whole genome shotgun sequence DNA includes these proteins:
- the LOC140442384 gene encoding uncharacterized protein, with protein MYIPNKPKKYGIKLFTTIDAKSFYANMEIYASQQPSGPYKVDNSCAAVITRMYEPLYGTEINITMDRWFVNCSLVLQLTREHRLTVVSTTQSQRKGLPPIMTNVKHRPVSFSIFGFGAHMMVISHVLKKYKNVLLVSSFHHSDTVAETSKSPEMILFYSDTKCLVDIVDKM; from the coding sequence ATGTACATTCCaaacaaacccaaaaaatatgGTATCAAATTATTTACCACTATCGATGCAAAATCATTTTACGCTAATATGGAAATATATGCTAGTCAACAACCTTCTGGACCATATAAAGTAGATAATTCATGTGCAGCAGTTATTACAAGGATGTATGAACCTCTCTATGGAACAGAAATAAATATTACGATGGATCGCTGGTTTGTTAATTGCAGCCTTGTTCTGCAACTGACAAGAGAACACAGGCTAACCGTTGTGAGTACGACTCAGTCCCAAAGGAAAGGATTGCCTCCAATTATGACCAATGTAAAACACCGCCCTGTAAGTTTCTCTATTTTTGGTTTTGGAGCACATATGATGGTGATATCACATGtactcaaaaagtataaaaatgtgTTACTAGTTTCATCCTTTCATCACAGTGATACAGTAGCCGAAACTAGCAAGAGTCCAGAGATGATTTTATTCTATAGTGATACCAAATGTTTAGTAGATATTGTAGATAAAATGTAG